From one Bacteroidota bacterium genomic stretch:
- a CDS encoding mechanosensitive ion channel family protein, which translates to METHWLDQQFFENRVEDLLWFGGIILIGIIFKRYVSNHLSGLIYQFLKRYAAGVDVKELRELLRKPFGLFIILISVYIACKQIHWPESWHLPNEENFGLRFVIWKAFQFFIIISVTWILTRLIDFFGIVLLHRAKQTSSKSDDQLVPFIKESIKIIIVIFSLFISLGIVFNVNVASLIAGLGIGGIAIALAAKDTLENLLGSFAIFLDKPFTIGDIVKVGGVHGKVEKIGFRSTQIRTFERTVVSVTNKKMIDADLENISMRTMIRALFPLTVRYETPVVKIESFKSAILNLLKADPDIIQDPMPAIRVDKITDSGIELQFFFFINTTDVDVFATKRESVLFEILSIGQKMDLRFDTKIQEFQIKT; encoded by the coding sequence ATGGAAACACATTGGCTGGATCAGCAGTTTTTTGAGAACCGGGTAGAAGACCTACTATGGTTTGGAGGGATCATCCTCATTGGTATCATCTTCAAACGCTATGTATCGAACCATCTTTCCGGACTCATTTATCAATTCCTGAAGCGCTATGCAGCAGGTGTAGATGTAAAGGAACTGCGCGAATTACTGCGTAAACCTTTTGGTCTTTTCATTATTCTTATCAGTGTTTACATTGCCTGCAAGCAAATACACTGGCCGGAGAGCTGGCATTTGCCCAATGAAGAAAATTTCGGCTTGCGTTTTGTCATCTGGAAAGCCTTTCAGTTTTTCATTATCATTTCTGTGACCTGGATCCTGACCCGACTGATTGACTTCTTCGGCATTGTCCTCCTCCATCGCGCAAAGCAAACCTCCTCTAAATCCGACGATCAACTGGTGCCTTTTATTAAGGAGTCGATTAAAATAATTATCGTCATATTTAGTCTTTTCATTTCATTGGGCATCGTATTTAATGTCAATGTGGCCTCATTGATTGCGGGTTTAGGCATCGGAGGTATTGCGATTGCTTTGGCGGCGAAAGATACACTGGAAAACCTCCTCGGTTCGTTTGCCATTTTCCTCGACAAACCCTTCACCATAGGCGATATAGTAAAAGTGGGTGGTGTTCACGGTAAAGTGGAAAAAATCGGATTCAGAAGTACGCAAATCAGGACCTTTGAACGGACTGTTGTTTCCGTTACCAATAAAAAAATGATTGATGCCGACCTTGAAAACATCAGCATGCGTACCATGATCCGGGCATTGTTTCCATTGACCGTCCGCTATGAAACGCCGGTGGTAAAAATTGAAAGTTTCAAATCCGCTATTTTGAATCTATTGAAAGCGGATCCCGATATCATACAAGACCCCATGCCGGCCATCCGGGTGGATAAAATCACGGACTCCGGAATTGAATTGCAGTTTTTCTTCTTCATCAATACGACGGATGTGGATGTCTTTGCCACAAAACGGGAATCTGTTTTATTTGAAATACTAAGTATTGGACAAAAAATGGACTTGCGGTTTGATACCAAAATTCAGGAGTTCCAGATCAAAACCTGA
- a CDS encoding DUF4286 family protein, translated as MIIYNVMVNIDEDVAVEWLQWMKEVHIPEVMQTGMFTDQRICRVLAEEAGGFTYAIQYTCKDMETYEKYRDEFAPALQQETAKKYGGKFVAFRTLLEVVG; from the coding sequence ATGATTATTTACAACGTGATGGTGAATATTGATGAGGACGTGGCCGTGGAGTGGTTGCAATGGATGAAGGAAGTACATATTCCCGAAGTAATGCAAACCGGTATGTTTACGGATCAGCGCATTTGCAGAGTGCTGGCAGAAGAGGCCGGTGGTTTTACCTATGCCATTCAATATACCTGCAAGGACATGGAGACCTATGAAAAGTATCGTGATGAATTCGCTCCGGCTTTACAACAGGAAACAGCGAAGAAATATGGTGGTAAATTCGTTGCGTTCAGAACCTTGTTGGAAGTAGTAGGATGA
- a CDS encoding cyclic nucleotide-binding domain-containing protein, with product MNYTSAEAFAYDLLKKNLPANLYYHNLAHTIDVTESTERLCRLEKLDSDSTILLKTAAVFHDTGFIEQYDKNEPIGARLAGEHLPQFGYTPEQIATIQQLILSTASPRQPDGIMQKIICDADLDYTGRADFFTISQSLRREWAEHGRNIKLTEWYELEKDFLENHFFYTETAYSLRNKGKLENLDDIRQLLKDIGQASGSTVVPESVFLNLADDRLHLVELLNKTSLFKTGDRSLLERIAMMVERLHLKAEEPLFKKGDPGDCMYIIEKGSLKVHDEGIQLAELKAGEYFGEASLIDSAPRTASVSAKTDVIILRLGEKDFFSLLGSHPYMNRLLMKELINRLRNQNDNVVNEFRGREKKLQELVELRTMQIMEEKRNVEIKSMELELALKELQEAQRLLVHQEKMASLGQLTTGIAHELLNPLNFVNNFSSVSIDLLEEMKGSITDEDSLELCSDLLDNIKRISQHGHRAGEIVRSMAEHSSAFGKEKQEVNLHALIEDAVGVSTKVVEGTLTDEQVKSILKLEASHYKTEAVYSDLFRIFVNLLRNSVAAIHDRKSKGNPDEGVISVITQNIDGAIQIEVIDNGIGIPDEHVEKIFLPFFTTRPPGKGVGLGLSISHQIITAYGGQLLYEKDKDGTKFKVILPLG from the coding sequence ATGAATTATACGTCTGCCGAAGCATTTGCATACGACCTGTTAAAGAAAAATCTTCCTGCTAATCTCTATTATCATAATCTGGCACATACGATAGATGTGACGGAGTCAACTGAAAGATTATGTCGGTTGGAGAAGCTGGATAGCGACAGTACCATTCTTTTAAAAACAGCAGCGGTATTTCATGATACAGGATTTATAGAACAATACGATAAAAACGAACCCATAGGTGCCCGATTAGCCGGTGAACATCTTCCGCAATTCGGTTATACACCTGAACAGATTGCGACGATTCAACAACTGATTTTGAGTACCGCAAGTCCGAGGCAGCCGGATGGTATCATGCAAAAGATTATTTGCGATGCGGATCTGGACTATACTGGCAGAGCTGATTTCTTTACGATCAGTCAATCACTCCGAAGAGAATGGGCAGAGCATGGCAGAAATATTAAACTCACTGAATGGTACGAGCTTGAAAAAGATTTTCTCGAAAATCATTTTTTTTATACAGAGACAGCGTACTCCTTACGCAACAAAGGCAAACTCGAAAATCTGGATGATATCCGGCAACTGCTTAAAGATATTGGTCAGGCTTCCGGTAGCACTGTAGTTCCGGAAAGTGTGTTCCTGAATCTGGCCGACGACAGACTCCATCTTGTTGAATTATTAAACAAGACTTCTTTGTTTAAAACCGGAGATCGTTCCTTATTAGAGCGTATTGCGATGATGGTGGAACGCCTACATCTGAAAGCAGAAGAGCCGCTCTTTAAGAAAGGGGATCCCGGAGACTGCATGTATATTATTGAAAAGGGAAGTTTGAAAGTCCATGATGAAGGAATACAGCTGGCAGAATTGAAAGCAGGCGAATATTTTGGTGAAGCATCGCTGATCGATTCAGCTCCCCGTACGGCCTCTGTATCCGCCAAAACAGATGTCATCATTTTGCGTTTGGGAGAAAAAGATTTCTTCAGCTTATTGGGAAGTCATCCCTATATGAACCGACTGTTGATGAAGGAACTCATTAACCGACTTCGGAATCAGAATGACAATGTGGTGAATGAATTCAGAGGAAGAGAGAAAAAGTTACAGGAACTGGTGGAGTTGCGTACGATGCAGATCATGGAAGAAAAGCGTAATGTTGAAATCAAATCCATGGAACTGGAATTAGCACTCAAAGAACTGCAGGAAGCACAACGACTATTGGTACATCAGGAGAAAATGGCATCGCTCGGTCAACTCACCACAGGTATTGCGCATGAACTATTAAATCCATTAAACTTTGTAAATAACTTCTCTTCCGTTTCTATTGATTTGTTAGAAGAGATGAAAGGATCTATTACGGATGAAGATTCGCTCGAACTCTGTTCAGACCTGCTTGACAATATTAAGCGCATCTCACAGCATGGTCATCGTGCCGGTGAAATCGTACGAAGTATGGCGGAACATTCCTCTGCCTTTGGCAAAGAAAAACAAGAGGTAAATCTGCATGCATTGATTGAAGATGCAGTGGGTGTGAGTACGAAAGTTGTGGAAGGCACCCTAACCGACGAGCAGGTAAAAAGCATATTAAAATTAGAAGCGAGTCATTATAAGACCGAAGCAGTATACAGTGATCTCTTCCGGATTTTCGTCAACCTCCTTCGCAATTCAGTAGCGGCTATCCATGACCGTAAGTCTAAAGGAAATCCGGACGAAGGAGTGATCAGTGTCATTACCCAAAATATTGATGGTGCCATACAAATTGAAGTTATTGATAACGGGATAGGAATTCCGGATGAACATGTCGAGAAAATTTTCCTTCCCTTCTTTACTACTCGTCCGCCGGGCAAAGGTGTAGGCCTTGGACTCAGCATCAGCCATCAGATTATCACCGCTTACGGAGGTCAACTCCTGTATGAAAAAGATAAAGACGGGACGAAGTTCAAAGTCATTTTACCACTCGGGTAA
- the serS gene encoding serine--tRNA ligase — translation MIQLAYIRENKQDVIARLAVKNMDATQDIEEIYTLDIEKRRIQTELEMLLAEQNTLAKQIGELFKSGKKAEAEDLRNRSTAIKETCKSLEEKQTELEEQIKAILIRLPNLPSPQVPAGKTAEDNEVFLLDEHFMPKLDDTALPHWELATKYDIIDFELGNKIAGAGFPVYKGMGAKLQRALINFFLDNAGRAGYTEVQPPILINEDSGFGTGQLPDKEGQMYHVGLDNLYLIPTAEVPVTNIFRDTIVKAEDLPIKCTAYTPCFRREAGSYGAHVRGLNRLHQFDKVEIVQIAHPDHSYEILNDMRTYVTGLLKLLELPYRVLKLCGGDMSFASALTYDMEVWSGAQKRWLEVSSVSNFESFQANRLKLRYREGNAKPVLAHTLNGSALALPRIVAALLENNQEKDGIRIPAVLIPYTGFDKIK, via the coding sequence ATGATTCAGTTAGCGTATATCCGTGAAAACAAGCAGGATGTCATTGCCCGTCTGGCAGTGAAAAATATGGATGCAACCCAAGATATTGAGGAAATTTATACCCTCGATATCGAAAAGCGAAGAATTCAAACCGAATTGGAAATGCTGCTGGCAGAGCAAAATACTCTGGCGAAGCAGATCGGTGAACTGTTTAAATCCGGGAAAAAGGCAGAAGCAGAGGATCTTCGTAACAGAAGTACAGCGATCAAGGAAACCTGTAAAAGTCTGGAGGAGAAACAAACCGAACTGGAAGAGCAGATCAAAGCGATACTCATCCGGTTGCCCAATCTTCCATCACCACAGGTGCCTGCCGGAAAAACAGCCGAGGACAATGAAGTTTTTTTACTCGATGAGCATTTCATGCCAAAGCTCGACGACACAGCCTTGCCTCACTGGGAGTTAGCCACTAAATATGATATCATCGATTTTGAATTGGGAAATAAAATTGCAGGTGCGGGTTTTCCGGTTTACAAGGGCATGGGAGCGAAGTTGCAACGGGCATTGATTAACTTTTTTCTGGATAATGCCGGTCGTGCAGGGTATACTGAGGTGCAACCACCGATTCTTATCAATGAGGATTCAGGTTTCGGTACCGGACAACTTCCTGATAAAGAAGGGCAGATGTATCATGTAGGACTTGATAATTTATACCTGATTCCCACTGCTGAAGTCCCCGTGACCAATATTTTCAGAGATACCATTGTAAAAGCGGAAGACCTGCCCATCAAGTGCACCGCCTATACCCCTTGTTTTCGTCGGGAAGCCGGCTCTTATGGTGCGCATGTACGCGGCTTGAATCGTCTCCATCAGTTTGATAAAGTGGAGATTGTTCAAATTGCTCATCCGGATCATAGTTATGAGATTTTGAATGATATGCGCACTTATGTGACCGGTTTATTGAAATTGCTGGAACTACCCTATCGCGTATTGAAACTCTGCGGCGGCGATATGAGTTTTGCCTCTGCGCTGACTTACGATATGGAAGTATGGAGCGGTGCTCAGAAGCGCTGGCTCGAGGTGAGTTCCGTATCAAATTTCGAATCGTTTCAGGCGAATCGTTTGAAATTGCGGTATCGCGAGGGAAATGCCAAACCTGTCCTTGCGCATACACTAAACGGCTCTGCTTTGGCGTTACCTCGTATCGTGGCTGCTCTGCTGGAAAATAATCAGGAGAAAGACGGAATACGTATCCCTGCCGTGTTAATTCCGTATACAGGATTTGATAAAATTAAATGA
- a CDS encoding tetratricopeptide repeat protein, translating to MRIFITLLFLLLAGFNGEISAQPGQSNAELANQYFSTGEFEKAVVYFEKYYDQDPFGAYNGYMQCLIKVKEYDKAEKLVKKQMKRIPQDPSLKIDLGAIYELQEEPEKAKKVYADAIKNLSPDINQVNLLGNGFTRRQQLDYTVETYLQGRKLLKGAYPFSFELAEAYAQMGKFPEMVNEYIEMIDFNPGYLPNIQTILQNKIGNDLSGNLSDLVRQSLLRKIQKRPEDTNYSELLLWLFLQEKDFESAFIQAKGLDKRLGEQGERLVSLGRTAVNNLDFPVAEKCFQYVVDKGSTNMNYVTARMELINVTNERITGSGTYTRADLLRLESDYVIALQELGKNVATAPLIRGFSHLQAFYLHNTDKAIELLLEAIDLPNLKTQFKAECKLELADIYVFDGLVWDAALLYGQVDKDFKNDALGREAKFRNARLSYYLGEFDWAKDQLNVLKAATSQLISNDALSLSLLITDITNLDTTMEALLMYSRADLYDFQNKDSLSMITLDSILTVFPGHMLSDEVWYKKAQILKPQGRFTEAAALLAEITEKYPEDILADDAMYQLGLLYENQLNDKEKAKTIYESLLTKYPGSLFVVDARKRFRLLRGDKIN from the coding sequence ATGAGAATATTCATCACACTTCTTTTTTTACTACTTGCCGGCTTCAACGGGGAAATCTCCGCGCAGCCCGGGCAATCGAATGCCGAACTGGCCAATCAGTATTTCAGTACGGGCGAGTTTGAGAAGGCGGTGGTGTACTTTGAAAAATATTATGATCAGGATCCGTTTGGGGCATACAACGGTTATATGCAATGCCTGATTAAAGTGAAGGAGTATGATAAGGCGGAGAAGCTGGTGAAGAAGCAAATGAAACGTATTCCTCAGGATCCCTCTCTGAAAATTGATCTCGGTGCAATTTATGAATTGCAGGAGGAACCGGAGAAAGCGAAGAAAGTGTATGCGGATGCGATTAAGAATCTCAGTCCGGATATCAATCAGGTGAACCTGCTCGGCAATGGATTTACGAGGAGACAACAACTCGATTATACCGTTGAAACTTATTTGCAGGGAAGGAAATTGCTGAAGGGTGCTTATCCTTTTTCTTTCGAGTTGGCCGAGGCGTATGCCCAGATGGGAAAGTTTCCGGAGATGGTGAATGAGTACATTGAGATGATCGATTTTAATCCCGGCTATTTGCCCAACATTCAAACGATACTTCAAAATAAAATAGGAAATGACCTGAGTGGAAATCTCAGTGATCTGGTGCGTCAGAGTTTGTTGCGTAAAATTCAAAAGCGTCCGGAGGATACCAATTACAGTGAGTTATTGTTATGGTTGTTCCTGCAGGAGAAAGATTTTGAATCGGCTTTTATTCAGGCGAAAGGCCTCGATAAACGTTTGGGAGAGCAGGGCGAACGTCTCGTAAGTTTGGGAAGAACTGCTGTGAATAATCTGGATTTTCCCGTTGCTGAAAAGTGTTTTCAGTATGTGGTGGATAAGGGCAGCACCAATATGAATTATGTTACTGCTCGCATGGAGTTGATCAATGTGACCAATGAACGCATCACCGGCTCGGGCACCTATACGCGCGCTGATTTACTTCGTCTCGAAAGTGATTATGTCATCGCCTTGCAGGAACTTGGAAAGAATGTGGCTACCGCTCCGCTCATTCGTGGATTTTCACATCTGCAGGCTTTTTATCTGCATAATACCGATAAAGCCATTGAGTTATTATTGGAAGCGATTGATTTACCAAATCTGAAAACGCAATTTAAAGCTGAATGTAAACTGGAGCTCGCCGATATTTATGTGTTCGATGGTTTGGTATGGGATGCGGCATTACTTTACGGACAAGTAGATAAAGATTTTAAGAATGATGCCCTGGGCAGAGAAGCAAAATTCAGAAACGCCCGTCTCTCGTATTACCTCGGTGAATTTGATTGGGCGAAAGATCAACTCAACGTGTTAAAAGCCGCCACCAGTCAGTTGATCAGCAACGATGCCTTATCGCTTTCACTACTGATCACTGATATTACGAACCTCGATACCACGATGGAAGCCTTGCTGATGTATTCCCGTGCTGATTTATATGATTTTCAGAATAAGGATAGTTTGTCGATGATTACACTCGATAGTATTCTCACCGTTTTTCCGGGACATATGCTGAGTGATGAAGTATGGTATAAGAAGGCGCAAATCCTAAAACCTCAGGGACGATTTACTGAGGCTGCCGCATTGCTGGCAGAGATCACTGAAAAATATCCGGAAGATATCCTCGCCGATGATGCGATGTATCAATTGGGATTGCTCTATGAAAATCAACTCAACGATAAGGAGAAGGCAAAAACCATTTACGAATCCCTGCTCACCAAATATCCGGGTAGTCTTTTTGTGGTAGATGCGCGGAAGCGTTTCCGTTTGCTGAGAGGAGATAAAATCAACTGA
- a CDS encoding Glu/Leu/Phe/Val dehydrogenase, producing the protein MLELLKRFEDKKPEIIFEWNDPLSEATGWIVINSLRGGAAGGGTRMRKGLDRREVESLAKTMEIKFTVAGPAIGGAKSGINFDPTDPRKQEVLERWFKAVLPMLKNCYGTGGDLFVDEIHEVIPITAAMGLLHPQEGVVSGHFKSVGKDREERITKLQKGVSLMVEDARYVPAGSAYRVADMITGYGVAQSVIHFYKIKGEEIKGKKVLVQGWGNVGAAAGYYLSEAGAVLVGIIDRSGGVLNAEGYTKEEVIRLFHSRTKDMFGGFKKEENINELFWQQEADIFIPAAASRLVTLDQLTSLADRGLKVIACGANVPFADPEIFFGAIGRYADHHMSVIPDFISNCGMARVFAYLMSNPEKTDAEGIFEDVAATIHRAMDGIHAINPSKKDLTASGYEIALKQLL; encoded by the coding sequence ATGTTAGAACTACTGAAACGATTCGAAGACAAAAAGCCTGAAATTATATTTGAATGGAATGATCCCTTATCGGAAGCGACGGGATGGATTGTCATCAACTCTTTAAGAGGAGGTGCTGCCGGAGGGGGAACAAGGATGCGCAAAGGATTAGACCGCCGCGAAGTAGAGTCATTGGCGAAGACGATGGAAATCAAATTTACGGTAGCCGGTCCTGCCATTGGTGGCGCAAAATCAGGAATCAACTTCGACCCCACCGATCCGCGCAAGCAGGAAGTGTTGGAGAGATGGTTCAAAGCCGTATTGCCGATGTTAAAAAACTGCTATGGTACAGGAGGCGATCTTTTTGTAGATGAAATTCATGAGGTCATTCCGATTACGGCTGCGATGGGATTGTTGCATCCGCAGGAAGGTGTGGTGAGCGGACATTTCAAGAGTGTTGGCAAGGACCGTGAAGAACGCATCACCAAACTTCAAAAGGGTGTTAGCCTGATGGTGGAAGATGCCCGGTATGTTCCGGCCGGTTCCGCATACAGGGTGGCAGATATGATTACGGGGTATGGAGTGGCGCAGTCGGTCATTCATTTTTATAAAATTAAAGGAGAAGAAATAAAAGGAAAAAAGGTCCTTGTGCAGGGATGGGGAAATGTAGGAGCAGCAGCAGGATATTATCTTTCAGAAGCGGGCGCAGTGCTTGTGGGCATCATTGATCGCAGCGGCGGTGTACTTAACGCTGAGGGCTATACGAAAGAGGAAGTCATCCGACTTTTTCATTCGCGGACAAAAGACATGTTCGGTGGCTTTAAGAAAGAAGAAAACATCAACGAACTCTTCTGGCAACAGGAAGCGGATATATTCATTCCGGCAGCAGCGTCGCGGCTCGTGACACTCGATCAATTGACTTCCTTAGCCGACAGAGGGCTGAAGGTGATTGCCTGTGGTGCGAATGTTCCCTTTGCTGATCCTGAAATATTCTTCGGAGCCATTGGCAGGTACGCGGATCATCATATGAGTGTTATTCCTGACTTTATATCTAACTGCGGCATGGCCCGAGTCTTTGCTTACCTCATGAGTAATCCGGAAAAAACAGATGCAGAAGGGATATTTGAAGATGTGGCAGCAACGATACATCGGGCGATGGATGGCATTCATGCGATTAACCCCTCTAAAAAAGACCTTACGGCGAGCGGATATGAAATTGCGTTGAAGCAGTTGCTCTAA